The following coding sequences are from one Oncorhynchus clarkii lewisi isolate Uvic-CL-2024 chromosome 20, UVic_Ocla_1.0, whole genome shotgun sequence window:
- the LOC139376525 gene encoding ubiquitin domain-containing protein 1, whose protein sequence is MGGCVGREREDTQGHGSSRSGGRTHRKRGGRNEPLKKDKPKWKSDYPMTEGQLRSKRDEFWDTAPAFEGRKEIWDALKAATVALECNDHELAQAIVDGASITLPHGSLTECYDELGSCYQLPVYCLAPPVNLISERSDEDPGDNPEPTAAPKKEFQLKVRLSTGKDLRLSASMADPIGQLKKQLQAQEDIDTAHQRWFFSGKLLTDKTRLQDTKIQKDFVIQVIVNPQAPIN, encoded by the exons ATGGGAGGATGTGTTGGGAGAGAACGCGAGGACACACAGGGCCACGGTTCATCCAGGAGCGGTGGAAGGACACACCGAAAACGTGGAG GTCGCAATGAGCCCCTCAAGAAGGACAAGCCCAAGTGGAAGAGTGACTACCCCATGACGGAGGGCCAGCTCCGCAGTAAGAGGGATGAGTTCTGGGACACGGCGCCGGCCTTCGAGGGACGCAAGGAGATATGGGACGCCCTGAAGGCGGCCACTGTGGCCCTGGAGTGCAACGACCACGAGCTGGCCCAGGCCATAGTGGATGGAGCCAGCATCACACTGCCTCACG GGTCCCTGACGGAGTGTTATGACGAGCTAGGTAGCTGCTACCAGCTGCCCGTTTACTGCCTGGCCCCTCCGGTCAACCTGATCTCCGAGCGCAGCGACGAGGACCCCGGTGACAACCCCGAGCCCACCGCTGCCCCCAAGAAGGAGTTCCAGCTCAAGGTGCGCCTTTCCACGGGCAAGGACCTGCGCCTCAGCGCCAGCATGGCCGACCCCATCGGGCAGCTGAAGAAGCAGCTGCAGGCCCAGGAGGACATCGACACAGCCCACCAGCGCTGGTTCTTCTCGGGCAAGCTGCTCACGGACAAGACCCGCCTGCAGGACACCAAGATCCAGAAGGACTTTGTCATCCAGGTCATCGTCAACCCGCAAGCCCCCATTAACTAG